The nucleotide sequence TAGTCTTGATAAAGAAAATAAGGTAAGTTTTCAATATTATTAAATGTTGATTGACCTTGAACTTTTTCTCCAAAGTGTGCTTGAATTAGCTGTTCATAATTAAAAGCTTGAAAAATTAAGCTAATTCCTAGATGACTAACTGCAAGAACTATTAACCATAAAATTAGTGGAGAGAAAACCAAGGACGAAAAAGAGTTTTTTGATTTACTTTCCTCCGGTTCTGGCAGCTTAAAATTTAGTAGATAAAAAAGCATTAAAGGAACCAGAAATATAGTAAAGAGTTTCGTTTGCAAAGATACCGCTAGAACGGCTCCGGATAAAAGGATGAAATGTTTACGACGCTGCTGTTTGTAGAGAGTTAGCAAATAAATAGAGAGCATTGCCAGCGATAGAGAGGGAATCCCAATCATCACGGAAATGCTGAGTCTAAGAAATAGCCATGAAGTGAAGAGGAAGAGTGTAGCGACAAGAGCAGGTATTATTCCTAAAGAAAAGCGTAGAATTTGATAAAAAGACCAGATTAGGAGTGCTGAGAAGAGTATAACCAACACCCGTGCTGCAAAAACTGAATATCCAAATATATTAAACCAGTAGGATAATAAGACTGTGAATAAAGGTGGTTGATCGTTCCATATCTGCGTATATAGAGAAAAGCCTTGTGAGTATAAAAGCGCTTTTATTAAATTTAATCCCTCATCATAATCGAATTCAAAAGCCTGATTGACTGGTCTAATTGCAAGTACAAAGCCAACATAGAGAAATAGGATGAATATGTGAAAAAAGATATTTTTTAAATGGGTCATGCTTAATAAAAATTTTAAGTTTATAGGCAGCGAAAGCCTAAAGTTGATAATTCATGAGCGGCTAATGGTAAATGAAGAGGATATTTTTAATAACTTTTAAAAAGCTAATTACACTCCGGAACCCCACCCCAACCCTCCCCGTTTACGGGGAGGGAGAAAGGAGAAAGGGAGAAATCCTAGCTGAGGATGGGTTATATAAATTTTCACAAGAGAGATGCTCCCAATTAAATAGCTAGCAGACAAACCTTATGTAGGTTTTTATGTAATAGGTGAAATTAGTCAAGCGCTTATATTATGTATCTGACCTTATTACCTCGACCTCGCCAATGATTGCTTGGGTTCCTGGGGAATTTCCGACCGCATCGCGGACTTCCAATGCTTGTCCGTTGCTAGGCGAATACCACCCTACCTCAAGACGGTAGCGATTGGCTGGTGTACCGGGTGTAAGTGTAAGTTTATGGACATCCCGTAAGACTGTCCCTGAAGTTACTTTATCTGTAAAAAAATAGCCATCCAGCGGACGTGCATCGGAACGATTTTGTAGGTTTCCTTGCGTGTCACGCAGACTGATGTTAATGGTCATATCAGGGGGCATCGGTGCTAAAAATTTCCAGTAGAATGTCACTACCAGCGCTTCATCGGGCAAGAGTTTAGAAGTATTCAGGTCATAACCGAGCAATTGTACCTGCTTGCCGAAAAATACAGAAAGCGGAACCTGAATGCGTTCTAAATCCTCCGGTAAAGGCACCGGGCCAGGATAGACTCGTGCATAGTCAATATCGTGCAATCGTGCCGCATACAACGGTTGCTGGGGGACAAAGTAAGCGATCGCTTTTGGTTCTGGCAACTGACGCTGGAATTGGTTGTAGTACAATACCACGCGATTCGCTGTTGTCCAAGGTTGAGGATCGGGCAGGATATCTTTTTCTATCGGTAAAGTTTGACCGTAAAAATAGGCGGCAAATGAGGAACTATACCAACTAGCGACTTTGATTTCTTTGGCATTCGGTGACTGATTCAACCATTTAGCGGCTAAGTCGAGACCCTCGCCTTGACCGATCATAAATATCTGTTTGGC is from Coleofasciculus sp. FACHB-1120 and encodes:
- a CDS encoding glycosyltransferase family 39 protein, with amino-acid sequence MTHLKNIFFHIFILFLYVGFVLAIRPVNQAFEFDYDEGLNLIKALLYSQGFSLYTQIWNDQPPLFTVLLSYWFNIFGYSVFAARVLVILFSALLIWSFYQILRFSLGIIPALVATLFLFTSWLFLRLSISVMIGIPSLSLAMLSIYLLTLYKQQRRKHFILLSGAVLAVSLQTKLFTIFLVPLMLFYLLNFKLPEPEESKSKNSFSSLVFSPLILWLIVLAVSHLGISLIFQAFNYEQLIQAHFGEKVQGQSTFNNIENLPYFLYQDYDYVFLAFIGCLAILFKKHREGIFPLTWLVTASLILLKHKPVWYHYYPLLAIPICWLAGYGVALVISLFPEEWNSNLKSLNFKKLIFPILATALLIVSMIAIPAKPKGRPPKSLEVMNLVLKHKDSTQWIFTDRPIYAFYAGLPVPPEIAIMSDKRFKSGNLTFDDIITVLKKYHPEQIVLARWIETFKSNSQFNTYLNENYSKTYQDDKGTVEHYLLKESSR